Proteins encoded together in one Lathyrus oleraceus cultivar Zhongwan6 chromosome 5, CAAS_Psat_ZW6_1.0, whole genome shotgun sequence window:
- the LOC127079085 gene encoding 6,7-dimethyl-8-ribityllumazine synthase, chloroplastic, translated as MASFVSTDCFLHALKPQLGFLNHNGQDSSCGSINVLRLRKAPKSPLLFSSRALDVKPYVQSKGRSSFSQTAAVKHLTGSVTRTQGLRFAVVVARFNEIITRPLLEGALGTFKNYSVQDEDIDVVWVPGCFEIGAVATRLGKSGKYHAIICIGAVIRGDTTHYDAVANSAASGVLSAGLNSGVPCIFGVLTCENMDQAINRAGGKSGNKGAEAALTAIEMASLFEHHLQ; from the exons ATGGCTTCATTTGTTTCCACGGATTGTTTCCTTCATGCACTTAAGCCTCAGCTTGGATTTCTGAATCATAATGGCCAAGATAGTTCTTGCGGTAGTATTAACGTCTTGCGTCTTCGTAAAGCTCCGAAAAGTCCCCTTTTGTTTTCTTCGCGAG CTTTAGATGTTAAGCCATATGTACAAAGCAAGGGTCGATCATCTTTTTCGCAGACAGCTGCTGTGAAGCATCTGACGGGCTCTGTTACCAGAACTCAGGGACTCCGTTTTGCCGTG GTTGTTGCACGGTTTAATGAAATAATCACCAGGCCGCTCTTGGAGGGAGCTTTGGGTACTTTCAAGAATTATTCAGTTCAAGATGAAGACATCGAT GTTGTGTGGGTTCCAGGTTGTTTTGAAATTGGTGCTGTTGCAACAAGACTCGGTAAATCAGGCAAATATCATGCAATCATATGCATAGGAGCTGTG ATCCGGGGAGATACAACTCACTACGATGCAGTTGCTAATTCAGCAGCATCTGGAGTGCTTTCAGCTGGTCTAAATTCAG GTGTTCCATGCATATTTGGAGTCCTAACATGTGAGAACATGGATCAG GCTATAAATCGTGCTGGTGGAAAATCTGGGAATAAAGGTGCTGAGGCTGCATTGACTGCT ATTGAGATGGCGTCTTTGTTCGAGCATCATCTGCAGTAG